A genomic stretch from Neomonachus schauinslandi chromosome 14, ASM220157v2, whole genome shotgun sequence includes:
- the LOC110592575 gene encoding ubiquitin-conjugating enzyme E2 N-like gives MAGLPRRIIKETQHLLAEPVPGIKAEPDESNARYFHVVIAGPQDSPFEGGTFKLELFLPEEYPMAAPKLRFMTKIYHPNVDKLGRICLDILKDKWSPALQIRTVLLSIQALLSAPNPDDPLANDVAERWKTNEAQAIETARAWTRLYAMNNI, from the coding sequence ATGGCTGGGCTGCCCCGCAGGATTATCAAGGAAACCCAGCATTTGCTGGCAGAACCAGTTCCTGGCATTAAAGCAGAACCAGATGAGAGCAACGCCCGTTATTTTCATGTGGTCATTGCTGGCCCCCAGGATTCCCCCTTTGAGGGAGGGACTTTTAAGCTTGAACTATTCCTACCAGAAGAATACCCGATGGCAGCCCCTAAATTACGTTTCATGACCAAAATTTATCATCCTAATGTAGACAAGTTGGGAAGAATATgtttagatattttgaaagataagtgGTCCCCAGCACTGCAGATCCGCACAGTTCTGCTATCGATCCAGGCTTTGTTAAGTGCTCCCAATCCAGATGATCCATTAGCAAATGATGTAGCGGAGAGGTGGAAGACCAACGAAGCCCAAGCCATAGAAACAGCTAGAGCATGGACTAGGCTATATGCcatgaataatatataa